One Solanum lycopersicum chromosome 2, SLM_r2.1 genomic region harbors:
- the LOC101250767 gene encoding uncharacterized protein: MDGGNGFPAAKYAGGKNDTTIMNRIMLRFRPIAPKPVAGGSSDGSTPENNNMELVTKRRAKRKYVRVKKSSKCKSNKEDEANKDGSSLYEDNGAGITLQLMPQSSSGVRNSLENSGSRPFWMNFQKSENSEIFPVGSDQIDRTVEMQKKRVVESWVMVDQITNALVDGEALGSTDTEKMKNLEADTCPGLISDGLDRVRWVNLAYRRMVDPLEGSGNSPELVTWLVVKEKILLPNSSAFACTVRILYTKNSQTMPCDVWKMEFGGFAWRLDAKAALRLGR, from the coding sequence ATGGACGGTGGAAATGGTTTTCCAGCAGCTAAGTACGCCGGTGGAAAAAACGATACCACGATAATGAACCGGATAATGCTAAGATTCCGTCCGATCGCACCGAAACCTGTCGCCGGAGGTTCATCGGATGGATCTACACCGGAAAATAACAACATGGAACTTGTTACCAAAAGAAGAGCGAAGAGAAAGTACGTTAGAGTTAAGAAAAGTAGCAAGTGCAAGTCTAACAAAGAAGACGAAGCAAATAAAGACGGATCTTCATTGTATGAGGATAACGGAGCTGGTATAACTCTACAGCTGATGCCGCAAAGCAGTAGCGGCGTCCGAAATAGTCTAGAAAATTCTGGATCTCGACCTTTCTGGATGAATTTTCAGAAATCGGAGAACAGTGAGATTTTTCCCGTAGGATCAGATCAGATAGATCGGACGGTTGAGATGCAGAAGAAAAGAGTGGTGGAGTCATGGGTGATGGTAGACCAGATAACAAACGCGTTGGTAGACGGAGAAGCGTTAGGTAGTACGGATAcagagaagatgaagaatctGGAGGCTGACACGTGTCCAGGGTTGATATCAGACGGTTTAGATAGAGTTCGGTGGGTGAATCTGGCGTACCGGAGAATGGTTGATCCTCTAGAAGGTTCCGGAAATTCGCCGGAGCTGGTGACGTGGCTGGTAGTGAAGGAGAAAATATTGTTGCCTAACTCATCAGCTTTTGCATGCACTGTGAGGATACTGTACACCAAAAACTCACAGACAATGCCATGTGATGTATGGAAGATGGAATTTGGAGGATTTGCATGGAGACTTGATGCTAAAGCTGCTCTTAGATTGGGTCGTTAA